In the genome of Triticum urartu cultivar G1812 chromosome 5, Tu2.1, whole genome shotgun sequence, one region contains:
- the LOC125555972 gene encoding ervatamin-B-like, with protein sequence MAPVNSSRRLNGTLLALALVAAAAVADFATARGVHTVAARHELWMAKFGRAYADAEEKLSRQEVFAANAQHVDAVNRAGDRTYTLGLNQFSDLTDDEFLEMHLGYRHQRSVDYAPVAAVNMSKAAAGQFQDTPDSMDWRAQGAVTQVKNQLSCGSCWAFAAVAATEGLVKIATGDLISMSEQQVLDCTGGANTCNAGDINAALRYVAASGGLQPEAAYAYNGQQGACRSGGVMPNSVASVGAPRWATLYGDEGALQELAASQPVAVGVEASDPDFRHYMSGVYSGSSSCGQRLNHAVTVVGYGADGSGQEYWVVKNQWGTGWGEAGYMRLSRGNGANCGIATYAYYPTMDS encoded by the exons ATGGCGCCGGTTAACAGCTCGCGCCGCCTCAACGGCACACTGCTCGCGCTCGCGCTCGTGGCCGCCGCTGCCGTCGCCGACTTCGCCACGGCGCGAGGGGTGCACACCGTGGCCGCCAGGCACGAGCTGTGGATGGCCAAGTTCGGGCGCGCGTACGCGGACGCTGAAGAGAAACTGAGCCGGCAGGAGGTGTTCGCGGCCAACGCGCAGCACGTCGACGCTGTCAACCGGGCGGGCGACCGGACGTACACGCTCGGGCTCAACCAGTTCTCCGACCTCACCGACGACGAGTTCCTCGAGATGCACCTCGGCTACCGTCACCAGCGCAGCGTGGACTACGCGCCGGTGGCAGCGGTGAACATGTCCAAGGCTGCCGCTGGCCAGTTCCAGGACACGCCGGACAGCATGGACTGGAGGGCCCAGGGTGCCGTCACCCAAGTCAAGAACCAGCTCTCCTGCG GGAGTTGCTGGGCGTtcgcggcggtggcggcgacggAGGGGCTCGTGAAGATCGCCACCGGCGACCTCATCTCCATGTCGGAGCAGCAGGTGCTCGACTGCACGGGCGGCGCCAACACCTGCAACGCCGGCGACATCAACGCCGCGCTGCGCTACGTCGCCGCGAGCGGCGGCCTGCAGCCGGAGGCAGCCTACGCGTACAACGGCCAGCAGGGCGCGTGCCGCAGCGGCGGCGTCATGCCAAACTCGGTCGCCTCCGTCGGCGCGCCGCGGTGGGCGACCCTGTACGGCGACGAGGGCGCGTTGCAGGAGCTCGCGGCCAGCCAGCCGGTGGCCGTGGGCGTGGAGGCATCGGACCCTGACTTCCGGCACTACATGAGCGGCGTGTACTCCGGTAGCTCGTCGTGCGGGCAGAGGCTGAACCACGCCGTGACGGTGGTGGGCTACGGGGCGGACGGCAGCGGGCAGGAGTACTGGGTGGTGAAGAACCAGTGGGGGACGGGATGGGGCGAGGCGGGCTACATGCGCCTCTCGCGCGGGAACGGCGCCAACTGCGGCATCGCCACCTACGCCTACTACCCGACCATGGACAGCTAA